TGCCAGCAGCGTTACTGGACCTGGTCAATCGCGTAGAACAACGTGCTGGCAATGGCGTCAAAATTTATACCAATGCGGAAACCGTGCAGGGAATCGCCTTGCATCAGTTACAACCCACCATGAAAACAGCCGACGATAAACAAAACCGATTTCTGGGGGGCGTGCCTTCCTTGTATGTCGGCGCCGATTCACAGGTCATCTGGTTCGCCATGGGGACCGAGATCGCTGTGGGTGCCTTGAATGAAGCAATCGAACAAATTAACAATGCCTCACCTGAAGCGCGGAAAGAACAACGTACCGCTCCCTTTCAGGCAGAGTTCCACATGCGTCCCTGGCTCAGCCTGTTCTCTGAAGCCGAAATTGACCAGAGTGGAACCATGAAAATTCTGGACGGTGCCTTTCAAAAAGAGAATGACCTCATTCTGATTACCACACAACCGTTGGAAACAGGAATTCGAACACGGATTCAAGTCGATGAAGGTTATCTCAAACTGCTGGGAATCTCGATTTCGAAGCAATTTGACAGCGTCCAGGAACGGCGGGCAAAGCGGGAACGGGACCGTGCAAAAAAGAGAATACCTATGCCGGTAAACTAATACCATGACTGTCAACCAGCCTCGGCTGGGAGAACGTAACGGTATCAGTTCTTTTTAATCGCCACGTAGTGGCTGACGAATTGTTCCTGCGACATCGATACGCTGAGATCGATATTTTCCTTTTCAAACATGCGACGCATCGACCGGCTCTTTTTCCATTCTTCAGGAGAAACTGAGCTGTCTTTATTTCGGTCAAGCAGTTTGAAAAAGTAATTGGCTTGATTCACTACCGGATCAGTGCTCGGAACCGATTCCTTTTTTGATGCATCGGGTACAGCCTCTTTTTTAATTGGGGCGGATTTTGACGCATCCTGTTTCGCGACCGGTTGCGCACCAGCGGAAGTAGCAGGAGAGGAACTCTGTTGGCCGGTATTCAGAGCAAACATGAATGAGGCAGCGCTGCGTTGTGTCTTGCCTGCTTTGGAAAGTGCGATTTCACGCGGGGTTAAAAAACCGTCTCCATTCAAGTCCATCGTAAAGAATTCGCCCAGCTTCGTCGGATTATTTTTTCTCCACTCGTACAGACCAATCTGCCCATCCTGATCGGAATCGTGGGGAACAAAGTCCTTGTTTAAGTCGACCGTGGCACGAACAGGCTTACTCGGTTCCGTTTTGGAGGAACTGCCTGATTTGCTGCGACTGATGCTGGACGGCGTCCCAGGAGGGCCGCCTTGACCTGGCTGGAACGATCCATACCGACCTCGCATTGAACCCGGGTCGAATCCCCCACCACTTGGTCCTGGTCCATAGCCTCCCGATCGGGAAAATGAACCAGGGGGAGGACCACCAAAACTGCTGGGGCCACGAGAAAAACCAGATCGTCCTCGATCATCGCCACCCGAAGAGCTTCGTTGACTGCGCATCCGTTCCATCAGTTTGGGCATAACCCGCTCAAAGTCTTGTTGCGTCATACTCCGAGAGGTATCAACGCCTACTCCCTCTAATGATTCCTTGAAACGTCCCGGCATCTGATCGAACTCCGAAGATTCGATCACACCATTTTTGTTTTTATCAATGAACGAAAAGAAGCCACGTGTGCGACTTTCGCCACCGGGCTGCGCATATGCCAGATCAGCACTGAACCCTACCAGCACTACAGATAGACTCAACAAAGAGATAAAACGGAACATTTTCTGACTCCGTGTCATTTTGAGCGGTCTTTCAAAGCAATTACCGTGTTTAATAAACAGATACAGGGATTTTGCGCATCTGGAGTATTAAGATGCAAGCTGTTTTCCCCGGTATTAACATAGAAACACCAGTCACCGGGGAAAAGGTCGTTGAATTCCGAAAGTTTCTGCTGATCTTTGAAACGAACCGTAAGCTGTTGAAGTATCAGATGATAGTACGCGTTTACCGATTTTGTACTTGTATTTGATTTTTGCCATTCATAGCATAATGGTCATAAGAATATCTCTCTGGTTACCTGTTTTATCTTATTCAGAATAGTGGTTTACAATGACCTGGAACACAAAAATCATCGCCTGTTTTGTCGTCCTTCTGACGGGAACCTTAGTTTGTACAGAATCTGTTCACCATTCATTACAGGCTCAGGAGCCAAGTGACCAGCCAGATCGGAGTGACAGAGGCGGCAGAAGAGACCGGGGTGGATTTGGTGGTCGCGGCGGCTTCGGTGGCCCCCGCGGCGGATTTGGGGGTGGTTTTGGAGGCGGACGCCCCAGCTTCGGCGGTGGATTTCGTGGTGGCGGCATTGGATTCCTGGTCATTCGGGAAGATGTTCAGAAAGAACTCCAACTGACAGAAGAGCAAATCAAACAGTTGCAGGAAGCCGCACAGGGGCTACGCCCCAGTCGGGAAATGATGGAACCGTTTATGACGCGGATGCGTGAAGCTCAGACCGACGAAGAGCGCACAAAGGTCCGGGAAGAGATGGGAGCCGCATTTCAGAAACAGAGAACTGAAGGCGAAGCGAAACTCATGGGGCTGCTCAATGAAAAGCAGGCAGCCCGGATCAAACAGATCCAGTTACAGGAAAGCGGCTATCGACAACTGTCTGATGACGAAACTGCCAAACAACTCAAGCTGACCGAAGATCAGCTGAATAAAATCAAAGAACTCGAAGAGCAGCGATCCGAGGCGCGACGAGATTTGGGAAGGCGCGCTTCTTCGGAAGAACGAGACAAGGTACAACAGGAATTTGATCAGAAAATTGAAGCCGTTTTAACCAAAGAACAGCAGGGCCAATGGAAACAGATGTTGGGTCCCGCATTCGTCTCAGAGCGAAACCAAAGTCAACCTGGTCCTGGCGGGCCACCAGCTGTCAGCAGCAACGCAACTCCTTCTCCGCGTCCACGTCCTCAAATTCCCATGGAACCGGAGGGACTGAAACCAGAAGACCGCCGCATCTCTTTTGGAAGTGGCAATACGGTTGCGATGAAGAGTGCCACCGACCAGCCTCAAGATGGGA
This genomic interval from Gimesia alba contains the following:
- a CDS encoding EF-hand domain-containing protein: MFRFISLLSLSVVLVGFSADLAYAQPGGESRTRGFFSFIDKNKNGVIESSEFDQMPGRFKESLEGVGVDTSRSMTQQDFERVMPKLMERMRSQRSSSGGDDRGRSGFSRGPSSFGGPPPGSFSRSGGYGPGPSGGGFDPGSMRGRYGSFQPGQGGPPGTPSSISRSKSGSSSKTEPSKPVRATVDLNKDFVPHDSDQDGQIGLYEWRKNNPTKLGEFFTMDLNGDGFLTPREIALSKAGKTQRSAASFMFALNTGQQSSSPATSAGAQPVAKQDASKSAPIKKEAVPDASKKESVPSTDPVVNQANYFFKLLDRNKDSSVSPEEWKKSRSMRRMFEKENIDLSVSMSQEQFVSHYVAIKKN